CGGGAAAACCGCCGGCGCGGTCGCCGCCGCTGCGGCGCACCTTCTGGATCGCCCAGCCCAACCCAGCCGAAACCGGCGTCGTGGCGGCGTCGATGTCATGGCCGTACAGGCACAGCCCGGCTTCCAGGCGCAGCGAATCCCGGGCCCCCAGTCCGATCGGCGCGACGCGACCGTCGGCCAGCAGCGCCCGCGCCAGCGCGACCGCGGCGGCCTGCGGCACGGAAATCTCGAACCCGTCCTCGCCGGTATAACCCGACCGCGACACCCAGCATTCGGCCCCCGCTAGCGGCAGCGTCTCGACATCCATGAACCGCATGTCCCGCACGCCGGGATGATGCTCGGCCAGCACCGCCTCGGCGGCCGGTCCCTGCAACGCCAGCAGCGCCCGGCTCTCCAGCAGTTTCACGGTGATGCCCAGCGGTTCCAACGCCGCGCGCATCCGCGCCACGTCCGGCTCCTTGCAGGCGGCGTTGACCACGACGAACAGGTGATCGCCGCGATTGGCGACCATCAGGTCATCCTCGATCCCGCCATCGTCATTGGTGAACAGGGCATAGCGCTGGCGGCCCTCGGCCAGCCCGGCGATATCCACCGGCACCAGCGACTCCAGCGCCGCCGCCACGCCATCGCCGCGCAGCACCACCTGGCCCATATGGCTGACATCGAACAGCCCGGCCTGCGCGCGGGTGTGCAGATGTTCCTTCAGCACGCCATCGGGATATTGCACCGGCATCTCGTAGCCGGCAAAGGGCACCATCCTGGCGCCCAGGTCGATATGCAGATCATATAGCGCCGTGCGCTGCAAAGCGTCGCCCATGGGCCCTCCGGTTTTTCATCCCGGTTCGCGATGCTGCGCAATTCCGGGCATTCCCGACACCGGCGCAAACCGGTGCCACGAATGCCCCCTCTGTCCTTTCGCCTGAGATCGTTATCCCTTCGGCGGACGCCCTGCGGCGTCACTCTCCAGAGTGTTCGGTATCCCGTCGGTCCCTTGCGCCTGAGAGTTTCCGGGGCGGTTGCTCCTTCGGCACCGGCCAGGCCGGTTCTCCCGTCGAGATAGGCCCTGATTAATGCACCGCCGCGCGCCGCGCAACTGCGCTTTCGGCCGTTCTGCAGCGCCCCGTGGTGCCCAGCAGCGCCATCAGGGGTTCGTTGTCGCAGGTCAGCGTGTCCAGCGTCAGCGGGTCCAGCGTCTTGAAGAACGCCTCGGCCGCGTCGTTCAGCGCATCGCGCAGACGGCAGCAATCGCTGAGCGGGCAGGTATTGTCGACATCGCCGAAACACTCGGTCATCGGGATGCGGCTCTCGATCGTGCGGAAGATCTCGCCGATGACGATCTGGTCCGGCGCCCGCGCCAGTTCCAGCCCGCCGTTGCGGCCCCGCTGCGTATGCAGGTAACCCAGCTGCGCCAGCTGGTTGATGACTTGCGCCAGATGGTTTTCCGAGGCATTCGTGGCCCGGGCGATCTCGGCCTTGGTCACCAGCCGGTCGGAATTCGCCGCGCAGAACATCAGGACGCGCATGGCAATATTGCTTCGTTTCGTGACTCGCACCGTCTCGCTCCTTATCGGTCGGGTAAGGGTTTGAATACATCACTCCCAGGTAAATGAATTGACATAAGTCAATTGGGGTCCAATTTGCGAATCGGCGATGCATATTTCTTCGGATACGGGTCCCTGGTGAATCGCCTGACCCATGGCTATACGCCCTGCCACAAGGCGCGCCTGCGGGGCTGGCGGCGGGCCTGGCGCTATACCGCGGCTCGGCAGGTGGCCTATCTGACCGTCATCGCCGATCCGGGTTGCGAGATCGACGGGTTGATCGCCCCGGTGCCCGAAGACGGCTGGCGCGTGCTGGATCACCGCGAACGCGCCTATGACCGGCTGCCCGCCAGCCACGCGGTCAGCCATGCCGCGGGCGGCGATCCCGAAATCGCCGTCTACGCCATCGCTCCCAACCGGCTGCACCTGCCCGATGCCGATCACCCGGTGCTGCTCAGCTATATCGACGTGGTGATCCAGGGCTACCTTGCCGAATACGGCCGCGAAGGCGCCGAACGCTTCGTCGCCACCACCACCGGCTGGGATGCGCCGGTGTTCGACGACCGCGCCGCGCCGGTCTATGCCCGCGCCCAGCGCCTGACCGGCCCCGAACGGAATTTCGTCGATGCGGTGCTGCGCGAGACCGGCTGCAAGCCTTTCGCCGCGCCGCTCGACCGTGCGCCTACCGGCGATGCATGAACAGCGACAGCAATCGCGCCTGGCGCTGAAACGGCTCTGACGTCTGCGCTCCGCCGCGCTCGGCCATCACCCGCCGCGCCAGCACCCAGGCCAGCACCGCGAAAAGCACGCCGCCCGCGGCCTGTCCGATCAGCACACCCGGCGCGCCCAGCAGCGCCGCGCCCGCGATGACGAACGGGATCGTGCCCACCGTGTGCCGGCCCCAGTTCACCCAGGTCGAATAGAACGGCCGACCCAGGTTGTTGAACGCCGCGTTGGCCACAAAGATCACGCCGTTGAAGAAGAACGCCAGCGCCAGCGGCCCGCAGAACAGATAGACCAGGTCGCGGGTGACGCCGTCGGCGTCGAACAGCGCGGCGATGGGCGCGCGCAGACCGAACAGCAGCGCCGCCATGCCGGCCACGAACAGCGCGGTGAACAGCAGCGCGGCGCGGAACGCCTCGGCCACGCGGGCGGCGTTCCCGGCGCCGTAATTCTGA
This sequence is a window from Thalassococcus arenae. Protein-coding genes within it:
- a CDS encoding gamma-glutamylcyclotransferase family protein, whose protein sequence is MGDAYFFGYGSLVNRLTHGYTPCHKARLRGWRRAWRYTAARQVAYLTVIADPGCEIDGLIAPVPEDGWRVLDHRERAYDRLPASHAVSHAAGGDPEIAVYAIAPNRLHLPDADHPVLLSYIDVVIQGYLAEYGREGAERFVATTTGWDAPVFDDRAAPVYARAQRLTGPERNFVDAVLRETGCKPFAAPLDRAPTGDA
- the gcvT gene encoding glycine cleavage system aminomethyltransferase GcvT, producing the protein MGDALQRTALYDLHIDLGARMVPFAGYEMPVQYPDGVLKEHLHTRAQAGLFDVSHMGQVVLRGDGVAAALESLVPVDIAGLAEGRQRYALFTNDDGGIEDDLMVANRGDHLFVVVNAACKEPDVARMRAALEPLGITVKLLESRALLALQGPAAEAVLAEHHPGVRDMRFMDVETLPLAGAECWVSRSGYTGEDGFEISVPQAAAVALARALLADGRVAPIGLGARDSLRLEAGLCLYGHDIDAATTPVSAGLGWAIQKVRRSGGDRAGGFPGAAKILGEFSDPPAMRRVGLRPEGRAPMREGTALFDAETGGTAAGRVTSGGFGPSLGAPVAMGYVPAALAEPGTRLWGEVRGKRLAVSVASLPFVPAGFKR
- a CDS encoding RrF2 family transcriptional regulator — protein: MRVTKRSNIAMRVLMFCAANSDRLVTKAEIARATNASENHLAQVINQLAQLGYLHTQRGRNGGLELARAPDQIVIGEIFRTIESRIPMTECFGDVDNTCPLSDCCRLRDALNDAAEAFFKTLDPLTLDTLTCDNEPLMALLGTTGRCRTAESAVARRAAVH